The sequence TGTCTCCGCTAGAAGCAATCTATTTGCCCTCATCGCAATCAAATTCATTGTTGGGGCCAACATCTTGGCCGCTATCCCGTTTAGCGGAGGCTCCATGAACCCAACCCGATAATTGGGCCTTTGATTTGAGTTTTATTGGgctatatttattttagttctCATCAACCCCTTCTTCACATGATTGACGTTATATTAAGGGTTCGTTTGCTCTGTGGTATGGGATAATGTGTGATTGAATGtgatatctattaatttattagatatcaatATCACGTTTGgtaagatatactccctccgtccacgaaagaacttcgaatcttttctttttgggacgtccataaaaaaactttctacctatttttggactataccacaccacttataattacttacttttcactttttcacaactcctaatattaattatagggttaagtatcaaataagcccttaACATGGAAATCCTTATTACATTGCCGACCCTATGGCAAAGGGGTATCAAATAAACCCCtatcgtaattaattttgaacaattAAGCCCCCCAACTTAACGGAGAGTTAACAtcgttaacttttttttatttattttatttttttaacgagCAAATCGTCGAACATCTGGTAGGCGCGGCTGGACGGCTGGTGCACCAACATCACCACCGTCTTCCCCCTTGCCGCGAGGCCCCCCAGCTGGGGCTGGGGCGGTGCGCGGACACAATCATTGGGAACAGCTTCGTGCGCGGTGTCTCCGGCGGGGAGTGGAAGCGGGTGAGCATCACGCACGAGATGCTGGTGGACCCCAGCCTGCTGGTCCTCGACGAGCCGACGTCGGGGCTCGACGAGCCGACGTCCTACCGCCTCATGGCGGCGCTGGGGGGCCTCGCGGCGAGGGGGAAGACGGTGGTGATGTCGGTGCACCAGCCATCCAGCCGCGCGTACCAGATGTTCGACGATTTGctcgttaaaaaaataaaaaaaataaaagaaagttaacggtgttaactctcCGTTAAGTCGGGGGGCTTaattgttcaaaattaattacgataGGGGTTTATTTGATACCCCCTTTGCCATAGGGTCAACAATGTAATAAGGGTTTCCACGTtaagggcttatttgatacttaacccttaattataacacattttcactaatctcaatacactcaacaactttttctctactctcaatacactcaacaacctttttcttaaaacttgtgacACTCCCTCCTATGAAGTTCTTttatggacgaagggagtatataaaagtGTTACGCTATCACACCTCCTAAGTGATACAGAATTCAAAGGTATGTATAGAAGATAACAAGTTGTGATACAGATTCCAAAGATATGAATAGTAGATAacaatctattaatttataaagtgCTATGATTTATGAAGTATACAATATACTAGGGTATTATAAATACCTATACTACACTTATCATGTATTACAAACAAGTCCTAACACTCAAAGGCGCACCTACAGAAAGAGTTAAgggtaattttatttatatcccTCATTTCaccaaaacacacactaaaacTATTACACTAGTAATTTTTCTCACCATCTTTGCACTCCTTGTTTCTCTACTTCACATCTCATCTTTGCACTAAAAAATTAAGACCGACGAGAAACACACACATATACCTTCCATTCTATAAATATGTTTTCTTATTTTACTCTCGCCACCTTTGCAGTGCAACAACGCTCTTAGAACTACCACCTGCTAAAGCGATGACTGACAAATTAATGGAATGTGCTTGATCttctttctttatatttttggaGGCtatgtataaatttattattttaatttgaaactATGGGATAAAatagtatatttataattttttattgttatttattactccctccgtcccgcgaaactTGATCAGTATTCTTTTTCGAGTTGTCCCGCGAGCACTTTTATTATATGACAAAAGATTTTCCCTTCATTcaactttttactttttcacctataatttttaacacataaaatattaattttttaaaattcgtgtcaaaAATAAATTGCTCAGGTTTCACGGAACGGAGGGAGAATCTCTCAAGTATAAAATGTCTAGTTGGTTCATAGGCCCACTAAAAATAGAGTTCTTCATATTTAGTGTATTGGCTTAGCGCGATAGAATGTTTAATacataaaacattttaaatcTAAATTTTGTCGTAGCACGATTGTTAATTACCgggaaaaaaaatagagatCTTAGTGATAACTGTAGTTGTTTCCTTTGCCTTTTTAACAGCTTCATTGTCTCTAATTGGACCATTCTTAGTTGGCTATAGGTCCACCACTAATTTGTGCAGGTATTACTagaaaataatagtattttttttaggtagtattattaatttattggtatGCATATGTAAGAAAAATGATATTGCTACAAAAATGTCCGTTGCTTGTATGCATTTCGACTGTCAACATAGTACCTAAAATATATGCAGAAAATGTCGATGCATGTacgtaatatatatatgtaaacatATTAGACTTACTATGAAGAAAGTTCATACAAATATACAATACTCCATGCAATCAAATGGGGATTCTCTAAAGTATAACATCCCCAAAAATCAAAAGTAGAATCTGTTCTGCCAATTTGAACTCGTGAGAGATGAACAAATCTACTAAAACAAGTTAGAattcgaagaaaaaaaaaagcagagGGAGAATACAAGAACTATCTCAGGCGAAGGCGTGGATTATGGTGAGATATGGATTTCCAGGCTGAAGCGTTGATGTCCCCGTAGCGCTGTATCAGCATCTCTGAACCAGCAATATCCAACAACTCCAACGACGACGCCTTATGTAGAAGGCGATGTGGTAGCGCAGCCAACTCGGAGCAGAATCTGATAGCCAACTCAGTAAGACAAGGCATTATCAAGTGTTCCTCTTGGGCAGGGGTTATGTCTTCCCACTCCCTCCAGTTCTCACATCCCTTGATTATCAGTTTCTTCAATTTCGGGAAGGCAACAGCGTTAGGAGATGAAGTGTCCTTATCTCCTGTTCCCAACAGCTGTGGCCCCAGAGTTACCAATCTGTACATGTCACGGACGTCAATCTCCTCCAGGCAGGGCAACTTTCCAAGAGGTGGCAAACACGGCGTGTTTCTGAAACTAGTGAGCGCAATGGACCTCAGTTGGTTGAAGGGAGAGGAAATCCAATCGGGGAATTTGGTGCCGTCGTAGAAAAATATTGAGAGGTGTCTGAGGTTTGGATGTGGCTCAAGGGCGTCCATTACACCCTCAGCCATCTGGATGGTAGATGATGATATCGCAGTCTCAGTCAAGAACTCCATACGGAGTGCTTGAACGTGTTTCTTCTGCTTCAGCTCTGCTTCTCGGGCATCCTCCACCATTTCAGCTGTGCCCAAATTTATTTTGAGCTGTAGAGATCCACTAAGGAGGTTTAACTTGTTCAGCAATCTCATCCTGTTCCCACCACTTCCCCAATTGAATTCACTCAATCCACGAAGACCGGTTAACCTTGCTAGACTCTGAGGTAACTGCATCACAGAATACATATTGTGGAGGTGCTTGAGGTTGATGAGCTTATCCACCCCTTGAGGAAGTTGGGAGAGATCAATGCAGCCCTCAACATTCAAGGTTCTCAGTTCAGGCAAGGCGCATATGCTCTCTGGCAACTCCAGCAGCTCTCGGTTATTGCTCAAGTCCAAGTGTCTCAACTTAATCAGATTCCCGATTTGTCTTGGAATTGCTTTCAGGCTGCAAGACCTTAGGAAAAGAGTTTGCAAGTAATAAAGCTTACAAATGTTCTCCAGATCTTCATTGTATAAAACACAATGATCTATAGACAACCACTTCAAGTGAATCAAATTCTCTATTCCGCTTGGAAAATCATTCCAAAGTCCTAACACTCTAAGGTTTGTGAGGCAGTTACAAAGACTCGGGATAGACCTTTTGTCAAAAATCAAGCTCCGATAAGCTTTGGCCTGAGCTATAAATGGGATACAAACTTTGCAAGTTGTTGTCTTTATTTCAGAGGCCTCCATTCTGCTGCTAGCATCCCTAAGAAACTGAGCAAATTCATGCACTATGTCGTGTATCTTAAAGGACTCTATCTGCCCATCTTCCTCAAACTCTTGAACTAGGAATCGCCTAGCTAAATTTTTGAAGCACTCTTGCCCTATGAGTTCTAAATTATCCCCGCCACCCTCTGCACTGGAGCTCAAATAACCTAGTGCCATCCATATTCTTATCACTTCTTCCACACGAATCTTCTCATCTTTAGGGAAGAAAGCGCAATAAGAAAAGCAACGCTTGTGCATTGGGGATAGTTCATTGTAACTCAAAAGAAGATGTGGGAAAAGCTTCTCTTTCACTTCTTTGAATTCCCACACTTGACTCGTTAATACATTCTCCCACTCGGCCAACGTGTCCTTGAAACGCAGGAGGCTTCCCAGAGTCTTTGCAGCAAGGGGCAAACCATTGCATTTACGAGCTATTTTCTCACTCACATCCTCAAACCCTTCCATGCTCCTTCCGGAGAGCGCTGTGTGCTCTAATAACAGCCTACATTCGTCTTCTGAAAGGAGCCCTAGACGATAGATGTCATGATCCATTGTGCCCATGATTTTGGCAACATTTTCATTTCTTGTTGTCACCAAAACTGTGGTGCTTGCTCCACCACATTTAAGAGCATTCTTCAAGGGCTCCCACTTGTCATATTCTTCTGTCCAAACATCATCCAGGACCAACAGAATTCTTTTACCTGCAATCAATTCTACCAATCTTTCAAGTGTGGCTTCCAATTGATTGGAAATGCTAATTCTTCCCTTTCCCATACTCTCTATAATCCCTTGGGCTATTTTAGCCACATCGAAGGGATCTGAGACACACACCCAGATTCTCAAATCAAAGCGACCTTTTACTCGATTATCATTATAGACAAGTTGAGCAAGAGTCGTCTTTCCAAGACCCCCCGCCCCCACTATCGATACAATTCTAAACCCTAATTCCTCGCCCAAAACAACTTTGCTCACTACAATAGCCGTATCATACTTTCGACCTTGGAGTTCAGATGAGTCGAATCGAGAAGTAGATTGAACCCTCCAATTAGCGGCAAGTTGAGAAATGGTAAAATGAAATTGGCTTTTCTCCTTAAGAGTCTCATTGAGTTTATCTTTCAGATACTCGACTTTCATGGCAATATCACGACGAAAAACAACATTCCTGAAGCATAAACAAGAAGGTAGGAGGGAGGGGAATACCTTGTGCTTAGGAGTAGCGGCAACTTCCATGGTATGTTGAACAAGAGCGTAGCACCACTCCTCCAAAACGTCCTCCATTTCGTAAGACGTTTCTTCCAGCCTCAATACCCAGTTACCGATTGCTTTGTCCTCATATCTTCTCCTCTCAGCGTCATCTAACTCATTTCTCAGCCCCTTCAGACTGTCCGAGAGATTCCGAAGCTCCTTCTCCACGCCTCTCACCAATTTTATTTCGCTCTTAATATGCTCTTTCGCAATCTGTATCAGCTGCTCTGCTACTGATGAGATTATCGCATCAGCCATGATGATTTGATATTCAAGAAACACCGAGTTCATTCAGATCTACAATAAACGGTTTGTGGGACAACTGAATAATTATCATGGATGCCTTTACAGACTTTTTATTGACTTGATAGTCTTGTCATCATTCGCAAGTTTGATAGTgagctttctttttcttcataaAAATGTCTCTACTTTATGTGACAGCCATAAATTGAATGGCCTACAATCGCACAGTAGGGCTACTcattcaaaaaagaaagaaattagtACCAACGTTCCTCTTGAGAAATGATAGCATCAACTAAAAGTAATTTATGGAATTTGAAGAATAATTTATGTTATCAGAAACCTTAAACGAGGCATGATCAAATTTGGAATTGATATTTTAGTTTACTAAGTGACGTGTCAAGTAAAGCAAAGGTTGTAATACACGTGTCACTCAAAGCAGATACGTATGTATACATTCACTGATTCCTGGTTTTCCTATAAATTCATTTAGAAGAAGAAATTTTCAGATTATATTGAAACACGATGTTGCAAAGCAGAAGATCTCTTCTCTACCAAGCCAATTCCTTCATTCGTTCCAATCCTCTCACATCCATTTCCCACAAAAATCAGGTATACTATCACCATATACAATTTCTTCATTTAGTTTCTTAATTTGCAAAATCACCCTATTTCTAtccaatttattttaatatagaAATGATTGTTGCTGAATACACAAacttttaattgattttaattttatacatgaattaaaaattctatttctatgtatataaatttttactatttgaatttttttcgtTCACGaaaattatactataatttcatattcgtccgtccataaaaatataacacatctatttttagtagtaggCTTAAGAGCACttccagcagatcacctaaatgcatcactaactctaaatttaggctaaaacaattgaaaatgagatagaaaaatgcatccagcagatcccctaaattggatggggcccacaaaaaattttacacccacctaaattcaatcttaaatttacacccaccctaaatttattttaagcttataattagtagggtccactcataattattgtttttatgtagaaaataggagatctggtgtatgcatttataaaagggtcaaaatttaaaatacccaccttcataacttatctatcaaaaatacccactttcacaaAACACATATCAACCATATCCAACTCATAATTAATGACAAAACTACCCTTCAACAAATCCTCAACCTATTCATCATCATTTTATTCCATGTTCAAATTATAACAAATCTATAAAGATattatcaggcccaacatgcttccgtaacacttcaaaataattcaaaacataaatcaatagtatacctttcgtcgactggtcaccttcaggagctcttatcgcgttttacggacttctttcctcctcggccttcgtccaaccacacactcgcaagtgatggttgcaactttcttccttcactgtgttccggctttcgccgaatggtcaccttcaggaatcagtttccctcATTCACTGTGTCTCGACGTCTAgtatttttgttgataaatgaaaagaaaatatttttactcaacccggaatagttggacaaaaactaaaagtttatagaggaattatataataattaatttatttcataaaattctcccaagggaggagacaaacttgtttagctactcatagtagctaatacttgtgtacataaaattaaaaaaaaaaaactaaaactaaaacgaaaaactttgaaaacaagaaattaaaaaaaaatacaaagataatttttctagagagaggaagtggtgtgtgaaaatgtgttgtgaTTTCCGGATGCCTTCATCTCTCCAGCacttgggtttatatagaggtttgaacccctctattattgctcggttgttggcctcggattccatCTTCGTGGTCAGCTCTTTTGAATGTGacttccaccttcttttgtcggccttgattgccgacaTTTGTTAGtgtcatcacatggtgctgggcCCTTGTTTTAtcgctttgtgataatgctggtaggggccggctgctttttcTTTCCACTCACGTTTGTCCTAGagcgtttggtgagtggtcctcctgtcattccacccacttttgtcgtttcttttgtgggtgcgatccttgctgtgaatcacatgattcactttgctttgtcggccaccttacttttttggtgcccgaggggttcttccctttggagtctgatgctcgtcatgttcatcagaccggaacctccttctgtcaggtttcgggaagaaacctttgccgaattctggctccttctgcgacga comes from Salvia miltiorrhiza cultivar Shanhuang (shh) chromosome 3, IMPLAD_Smil_shh, whole genome shotgun sequence and encodes:
- the LOC131017831 gene encoding putative disease resistance protein RGA3; protein product: MNSVFLEYQIIMADAIISSVAEQLIQIAKEHIKSEIKLVRGVEKELRNLSDSLKGLRNELDDAERRRYEDKAIGNWVLRLEETSYEMEDVLEEWCYALVQHTMEVAATPKHKVFPSLLPSCLCFRNVVFRRDIAMKVEYLKDKLNETLKEKSQFHFTISQLAANWRVQSTSRFDSSELQGRKYDTAIVVSKVVLGEELGFRIVSIVGAGGLGKTTLAQLVYNDNRVKGRFDLRIWVCVSDPFDVAKIAQGIIESMGKGRISISNQLEATLERLVELIAGKRILLVLDDVWTEEYDKWEPLKNALKCGGASTTVLVTTRNENVAKIMGTMDHDIYRLGLLSEDECRLLLEHTALSGRSMEGFEDVSEKIARKCNGLPLAAKTLGSLLRFKDTLAEWENVLTSQVWEFKEVKEKLFPHLLLSYNELSPMHKRCFSYCAFFPKDEKIRVEEVIRIWMALGYLSSSAEGGGDNLELIGQECFKNLARRFLVQEFEEDGQIESFKIHDIVHEFAQFLRDASSRMEASEIKTTTCKVCIPFIAQAKAYRSLIFDKRSIPSLCNCLTNLRVLGLWNDFPSGIENLIHLKWLSIDHCVLYNEDLENICKLYYLQTLFLRSCSLKAIPRQIGNLIKLRHLDLSNNRELLELPESICALPELRTLNVEGCIDLSQLPQGVDKLINLKHLHNMYSVMQLPQSLARLTGLRGLSEFNWGSGGNRMRLLNKLNLLSGSLQLKINLGTAEMVEDAREAELKQKKHVQALRMEFLTETAISSSTIQMAEGVMDALEPHPNLRHLSIFFYDGTKFPDWISSPFNQLRSIALTSFRNTPCLPPLGKLPCLEEIDVRDMYRLVTLGPQLLGTGDKDTSSPNAVAFPKLKKLIIKGCENWREWEDITPAQEEHLIMPCLTELAIRFCSELAALPHRLLHKASSLELLDIAGSEMLIQRYGDINASAWKSISHHNPRLRLR